AAGACCTGTATATGGAAGGTGGACAGGCCGGCTTCCCTCCCTGCCAAGGCCCAGCACACAGCCCTGCAAGGCCACCCCAGAGCACCCACTGGTCAGACAGTGTGTCCCGACCTCCTGCTTGTCCCATCATGAAGGTGAGGCCCCCACACACCAGAGCAGCTGTTTCTACTCTGACGTTGAGTCTTTAGCCCCCACCTCTGGGCTCCATGGCTCGGACCCTCAGGTTTGGCCTCTGCGCAGGCAGAACTGTAAGCAGGGCGCCCAGTGGGCCTCACCCTGTATATGCCCCGCCTTTGGGTGTGCGTGGCTCCTGTGGACGTGATGAGCTATGACTCCTGTACTTACGTTCAGTCATTCGACAAACAGAGATCCTGCAGGTGGGTCTAATCAAATCACACAAGCCTTTCACAGGCAGAGTGTTCTCTGCTCATCGctgaagaggaagtcagagatttGGAGCAAGAGGGATTTGAAGGTTCTTACCGCGGGCTGCACGTGAGAGGTGTTCAGGCTGGAACCTTTGTTTTGGCCTTGTGAGTCCCGAAGCAGAGAACTCGGTCATGACAATAAGTGGGTGTTATTTTAAGgctctaagtttgtggtaatcgGTGACAGGACAGAAACTACTGCTGCCTTGATACCCTGGCTCCCCCTACCTGGCTGACAGCTGGCTTGCTCAGGAGCCTGATGAACTCACTCTGGCAGCCGGGGGAATACTGAAACTTCTGGCTCCCACAGGCACAGGGGACCCAGGTCCTCCCCTTGTGGATTCCAGGGgtccccccaccctgccctcagGAGCCCCCGGTCAGCGGAAGCCAGGCGCATTCCCTGCTAACACATTCTGGCACACGATGGCCCAGGGCCTTAAAGCCTAGAGCACAGGAGGCAGAGCGAATTCTCCTGGTGGGGATCTGGGATGGCGTCCTGTCGAGGTGGGGGTCCTCATCACCAGGACAGGGAACGCTGTTAGAAGCCTGATGTCTACTCTTTCCTTCTGGCTCACAGAAGAGAGCCCTGATGGTCAGTCAGTGGCACGATCACCAGCAAAGGACTGCATTCCCAGTCCCTCTTGTGGGTGGGTGTGCTTGGGGACGGGGTTCTGGCCAGAGATAGGAAAGCGGAAACGAAGTatgcccctctctgggctggcAGTCAGGGGAGTGGGTGGGCCCGCCTTTGCCTCTGGGCCCCTTCCCAcaggctctgctgcaggcaggggAGTGGCCATCTCCTACCCCACAGATGGGAGCAGCCCCTTAAGAAAGGCAGAACAACAAGCCTGCAGGAGCCTGGGCCTCCCAGAGCAGAGCCACCAGCCAGGCTTAGACTTTTACACAACTGAGTTACAGAAAGAAACTGCTTGTTTAAACCAAGAGGGTCTCTTTCACAGCCAGCAGACATATGTTTTTATGATCACTGTGGGGAATCTTCCCATGCAAGCAACAGGGATGGCTGCTTTCATCTCTTCCTTCCCCAAATGCCCCTAAAATAACAGTAAGGGGCTAAAGAAAGGCTTAAACCCACATGGACAAAAGGAAGGAGATAGAAGAGGACAGCAGCCCAACTTCAGGAGCCAGAAATCTCATGGACATGTGGTTCCACTCAGCAGTTCCAAGAAAGCTGAACCTTACGCTGTCAgtagagaaggggagaaagaggcAACTTTGCCCTGAAGGGCCCCAAGGGCTGAGCATCTGGGGGTTGGCATTATGGTGGACTGGCAGCCAGAGGGTTTAGGAAGTCTGTTTAGGAAGCAGGCACATCCCCAGGTACCCCGTCCAGCAGACCACTGGGCGTTTATTTTTGGCGAGATCGGGTCTCTGGGACAGGGGCCCAGGCACAGCTGAGAGCAGGAACTTCCTACTAACAATGAGAGTTCCCGTTATGTGTTGAGCCCCCAGTCTTCTCCGTCAGGAGGCGCCCAGAAGGCTGGCAGCCAGCTTATAACATCCAGAATGGAGAGAGGAAGTTTCTTCTCAAGACCCCTACCAGCCCAAGGAAAGAAACACTGCCTGCTGACGCCTGGGGAGGGGGTACCCGCTGAAGCTTCAGCCCGATCACAGCAGGTCCCCGGGTTGACGAGAGCCACTCCTGCAGCTGAGCCTGTCATGGGACATCTGTGGAGGCTCAGACTGGAAGGGGAGCGATGTAGCCCCTCGTGTCTCTGGCCCTGTCCCTCCTTTCACCCCGGCCCTGGGACACTCACCCTCTGACACAAGTGCAGCTTCACCACCGGcttccccctcctgcccctcccaggagaCCAGAGGACCCACGGGGGACACAGTGGCTGGTCTGAGGTTGTGGACAACAGCGGTGCAGAAAGGGGtcctgtggggaggggagtgtaGCGGGCTCGGGAGGGGTGTGGACGGAGGGTTGTGACTTCCATGGCAcctcctgggggagggaggaaggggcttCTGTTTCCTAGGATCCCTGCCCTCGGTCCTCGGAGACCCCACAGCAACTCTGAGACACCCCTGGGGCACCCTAGCTAGCCACAGAGTGATCTAGAGTGCTGGCACCAGAGGATCCACACCAATAACGTGAAACGTGGGTCTCCTGTGGTCAAGACATGGCCCAGGATCATGACATGGACGCGCACAGCATCCCAGGATGGGCTGAGCTGCCATCCCTCTTGCTAAGTTGGTAAAGAACCCGTGGGAAGTGACCAACGTCCTGACTCTGCTACTACCCGTGATGGGCGCCTTCCCCCAGGTGAGGATGGTCCTTTTCTGGGTTATTTCCAGGAGATCTGGAGCCTTAAACTGGCTCCCTGCCCACCAGCTCCCTCCCAGCTGCTTCCTCGAGCACCTGGCCTGTTTTCGgggagataaaattatttttgtattgaaTCAGACAATTGCAAACTGATGAAGAGAttcagggtgggggtgggtggggagctgGAGTACTTCAACAGGTTCCAGCATCTTCGGGCCAGGCCCAGCCAGACTCAGTTGAGTGTCTTTGAGAACCGGGATTTCCGGGATTTTCTAGAGGAAAAGCTAAGTGAGAgggaacatttttcttcttcttttatttttttgaggaagatcagccagagctaaccgctgccaatcctcctctttttgctgaggaagattggccctgagcgaacatctgtgcccatcttctactctctatgtgggacgcctatcacagcatgccttgctaagcggtgccatgtccgcacccgggattccaaccggtgaaccccgggccaccaaagcagaacgtgtgcacttgaccgctacgccactgggccggccccaagagggaatgtttttcaaagtgaaaTTGTGCCAGGCTTTCCCTGACAAATTGCAAAGACTTAGGGACCGTCCACTATTTTGGGAGATTTCCCCCACGGCCCGTGGCATGCAGCCTTGTCCTGGGTAGCCGGGCTCGGGGTCCGGCCTCAAAGCTGAGCTGTATTGTCTGCTGGGATTCTGACACACCTGGGCCTGCCTGGGGTCCTGGCAGGTGGGTCACTATGAGACAGACTGTGGGGCCTCCTGTCTGAGCCTCATCCTGAGGGATGAGGATGGACAAGGCCTGAACACAGTCGGATTTCAGGAACCATCTGCTAGAGTGCTGGCCGTGTCAGGCTCAGCCCTCTGGGCCCCTGAGTGGGGCCTGAGGAGAGGGCGGGAAGCTGCCCTGGGCtgagaccctgagacaaggagtTGAGTGAAAGGTGACCCCAGGGAGCACCAACAGGGGAGTGGGAGATGAGACAGGGAAGGACAGGCAGCCAAGAAAGGGCCGTTAATGAGTGAGGCTGCACTGTGGGCATCTGAGGCTCGCTCCTGTTGGGAGACAGTGTGGGCCGGGCCTCAGAGTTGGCCCCCTGAGGGGTGCGTATCCCCCGACTAAAATCCATCACTGGCTGAGGGCTTTTCTGGGGGCACCAACACCTCGACACTTCCAGCCTGCCTAGTAGGCCTCAGGGGCGGGGCCCAGAAGGGACAGTCACAGGGGGCCCAGCAGGTACTGGGAGAGTGAGGGCCGGGGATATGGGCAAGGCTCCTGCAGTGTCTGCTGCACCAGCTCAGGAGAGACAGAGGTGGTGTACTTATACCCAGAAATAGAGACGCCTCCTGTATGGGCCTATAGAGGGAGGTCGGTCTTATCAGGATTTGAATgaggggtaaactgaggcccccAGACGGCTGAGAATGGCCCTGGCTTATACAGCCCATCCCTTATAAGACTAGACCCACCAAAGCCTTCTGCCAACTGAGCTGTGCTTGGTcagccttccccctccctctgcgcCCCCCCAGAAGGCAGGCTGTGGGAATGGGGAGAACGGGAAACCTCCCATTCACATCCCTCCAACAAGGGCTGCAAGGAGCAAAGACAGAGAAGTGCATCTGCCATGATCTTTATTTCTCAGGCTTCTCTGACCTGAGTGGGGCTTCTGGAGGTTTGACTTGGGACACATTTTCTCCTGGCTGGTCCCCTTCAGCCTTGGGGGcacctggggcagagggagggggtaCCTTTTTTGAACCTCCCAGCAAGGCCCCAAAAGTTGACCCAGCAGAGGCCAGGAGGATGTTGGATGACGTGGAGAGTCCAGCTGCCCctgaggaagagacagagggtgggcacagggagcGTGCAGTGGTCAGAGGCCTGGGCCCCTCAGGAGGCCCAGAGATCCTACCTGGATCCTTCCTCTAGGTACTGACACCCCCGGGGGCTCCACTTTGGGCAGAGGATGCTGGGGactgagagggagaagagaggggtgAATTCATGGGAAGTGAGAGACATGGGAAGAGGAGAGTCAGCCACAGACCCCAAGAGCTACGGGGTCCCTCACTTTACACAGGAAGctaggaggctcagagaggggaggggtcCTGCCTAGGCCACCTAGCTGTCAGATTTGGGAAGGAGCTCTGGGCTCCTTCCATTCTTCTCCCTTCAGaacccctcacccctctcctcccacctcaaaCCTCACTCAGAACGAGCCAGAAAGAGGACAGTTAGGGAGAGACCAAGCAGGGATGTTGAGGA
The nucleotide sequence above comes from Equus asinus isolate D_3611 breed Donkey chromosome 7, EquAss-T2T_v2, whole genome shotgun sequence. Encoded proteins:
- the LOC106825359 gene encoding interferon alpha-inducible protein 27-like protein 2 isoform X1, yielding MIKRAAAAAIGGALAVGAVPVVLGAMGFTGAGIAASSIAAKMMSAAAIANGGGVAPGSLVAVLQSVGAAGLSTSSNILLASAGSTFGALLGGSKKVPPPSAPGAPKAEGDQPGENVSQVKPPEAPLRSEKPEK
- the LOC106825359 gene encoding interferon alpha-inducible protein 27-like protein 2 isoform X2, whose product is MGFTGAGIAASSIAAKMMSAAAIANGGGVAPGSLVAVLQSVGAAGLSTSSNILLASAGSTFGALLGGSKKVPPPSAPGAPKAEGDQPGENVSQVKPPEAPLRSEKPEK